A window from Nothobranchius furzeri strain GRZ-AD chromosome 17, NfurGRZ-RIMD1, whole genome shotgun sequence encodes these proteins:
- the LOC139063738 gene encoding uncharacterized protein gives MSAFVTRNTTEADQVINAEVKMAMLCAKNNVSFTFCDDFNKCVAEMFPDSAIARKYSAGKTKSTQLIKGAIAAELDDELARTCRSQPFSLMCDESSNRKTDKEFVILTRLYDEATLQVATKFMEMPICNVGNAENLYEKLSEALRKRGIPWENLIAFNSDNASVMKGRHNSVISRLKTSQPHVQDLGCICHLAQLATGYFTDSDHLKLLRYCSTQWLSLLTCVQRVLNQWDALQAYFNSHEEVERSAKIHDLASHLRDPVMKIYFMFLTAALKSLSDFNIAFQSEEVQIHRLEEEMCRLIRRILGYLIPARAIVGIPLREVEYGQGHQLADEELFIGADTKAFMKSVELPMSTEKKIFQSVRRFYEAALQKMFSSFPLDHPLLRDLKVLDPAARLDIPPGAVERLGAMFPQLSLSEDRLREELVDYQVTNSKQLPQEDNIDRFWGLIGKDVRFSELPRLMKALLCIPHSNASSERVFSMVRKIATENRMSLDNSTVCALLSCKINHSGPAYKYTPSKKVLKNAKSATHLYNKSLVNVREPHE, from the exons ATGTCGGCATTTGTAACTAGGAATACCACAGAGGCTGACCAGGTCATAAATGCGGAGGTTAAAATGGCAATGCTGTGTGCCAAAAACAATGTTTCTTTCACCTTCTGTGACGACTTCAACAAGTGTGTAGCTGAGATGTTCCCGGACTCTGCTATTGCACGAAAATATTCTGCGGGGAAAACCAAATCTACGCAACTTATCAAAG GTGCCATAGCAGCAGAGCTAGATGATGAGTTGGCCAGAACATGCCGATCTCAGCCCTTTTCATTGATGTGCGACGAGTCGAGCAACAGAAAAACGGACAAAGAATTCGTCATCCTGACCAGACTCTACGATGAGGCCACTCTGCAGGTCGCTACAAAATTCATGGAGATGCCCATATGCAATGTGGGAAATGCAGAAAATCTGTATGAAAAGCTGAGTGAAGCATTAAG AAAAAGAGGAATTCCATGGGAGAACCTGATAGCCTTTAACTCTGATAACGCCAGTGTCATGAAAGGCAGACACAACTCTGTCATCAGCAGACTgaagaccagccagccccatgtccAGGACCTTGGCTGCATCTGCCACCTAGCACAACTGGCCACTGGCT ATTTTACCGATTCAGACCACCTGAAGCTCCTCAGGTACTGCAGCACCCAATGGCTGAGTCTGTTAACCTGTGTCCAGAGAGTGTTGAACCAGTGGGACGCACTGCAG GCCTACTTCAACAGTCATGAGGAGGTGGAGAGGAGCGCCAAAATACATGATTTAGCCAGCCATCTGCGTGATCCAGTCATGAAGATCTACTTCATGTTCCTGACTGCTGCCCTTAAATCTTTATCTGATTTTAATATTGCCTTCCAG TCAGAGGAAGTACAAATTCACAGACTGGAAGAGGAAATGTGCAGGCTGATTAGGAGGATCCTGGGCTACCTCATACCAGCCAGGGCCATCGTAGGTATACCTCTCAGGGAGGTGGAGTATGGACAAGGACATCAGTTGGCTGATGAGGAGCTCTTTATTGGAGCAGACACAAAGGCCTTCATGAAAAGCGTAGAGCTTCCCATGTCCACTGAGAAGAAAATCTTTCA ATCTGTGAGAAGGTTCTATGAAGCAGCGCTTCAGAAGATGTTCTCCTCCTTTCCCCTTGACCATCCACTCCTGAGGGACTTGAAAGTGCTGGACCCTGCTGCTCGCCTCGACATTCCTCCAGGGGCAG TGGAAAGGCTAGGGGCCATGTTTCCTCAGTTGAGCTTAAGTGAAGATAGGCTGAGAGAGGAACTCGTTGACTACCAGGTGACAAATAGCAAGCAACTCCCCCAAGAAGACAACATTGACAGATTCTGGGGCCTGATAGGGAAGGATGTGAGGTTCAGTGAGCTGCCAAGATTAATGAAGGCTTTACTCTGCATTCCCCACAGCAATGCCAGTTCTGAAAGGGTGTTTAGTATGGTGAGAAAGATTGCTACAGAGAATAGGATGTCATTAGACAACAGCACTGTTTGTGCTTTACTGTCATGTAAAATCAACCACTCTGGCCCAGCCTACAAATACACTCCTTCCAAAAAAGTGTTAAAGAATGCTAAATCTGCAACACATTTGTATAATAAGTCATTAGTGAATGTCAGAGAGCCACATGAGTGA